One Mycolicibacter sp. MU0083 DNA window includes the following coding sequences:
- a CDS encoding TIGR03620 family F420-dependent LLM class oxidoreductase encodes MNLGKFGVWQPGYATTPAMANQLENLGYSALWLGGPQPDLAGIDELLAATDRLVIASSIYNIHSADGAVAAAAYRRIAETYGDRFLLGIGVGHREQVDGYRAPMASMNGFLDELDAGGVPVDRRVLAALGPKMLATARDRTGGAVPYLVTPEHTRRARAVLGAGKLLAPEQKVVVEPDPHRARALARPRIKHPYLGLVNYTNNLRRLGFGDDDLAGDGSDRLIDELAVHGDAESVADGLPAHFAAGADHVQIHLIGADSTPHPTMPGVLLQDYGEAAFRSYEVLADELGL; translated from the coding sequence ATGAATCTGGGAAAATTCGGCGTCTGGCAACCGGGCTATGCCACCACGCCGGCGATGGCGAATCAGCTGGAAAATCTGGGCTATAGCGCGTTGTGGCTGGGTGGCCCGCAGCCCGACCTGGCCGGCATCGACGAACTTCTGGCCGCAACCGACCGGTTGGTGATCGCCAGCAGCATCTACAACATTCACAGTGCCGACGGGGCCGTCGCAGCCGCCGCCTACCGACGGATCGCCGAGACGTACGGCGATCGCTTCCTGCTCGGCATCGGGGTCGGCCACCGCGAGCAGGTCGACGGATACCGGGCACCCATGGCGTCGATGAACGGCTTTCTCGACGAACTCGACGCCGGCGGTGTGCCCGTCGACCGCCGGGTACTGGCTGCGCTGGGGCCGAAAATGCTTGCCACCGCGCGTGATCGGACAGGCGGCGCTGTGCCCTATCTGGTGACGCCGGAACACACCCGTCGTGCCCGCGCCGTTCTCGGTGCCGGCAAGCTGTTGGCGCCCGAACAGAAAGTCGTCGTCGAGCCGGATCCGCATCGGGCGAGAGCCCTGGCCCGGCCACGGATCAAGCATCCCTATCTGGGGTTGGTCAACTACACCAACAACCTGCGTCGGTTGGGATTCGGCGACGACGACCTGGCCGGTGACGGCAGTGACCGGTTGATCGACGAGTTGGCCGTCCACGGCGATGCGGAATCGGTGGCCGACGGTCTGCCGGCCCACTTCGCCGCGGGCGCCGACCACGTCCAGATCCATTTGATCGGTGCGGATTCCACGCCGCACCCCACCATGCCCGGCGTCCTGCTGCAGGACTACGGCGAGGCCGCTTTCCGCAGCTACGAGGTGCTGGCCGATGAGCTGGGCTTGTGA
- a CDS encoding RelA/SpoT family protein — protein MLSEALAQDSPTERTDLLKVPTSASRRVRARIARRITAQRGAVSPVLEPLVAVHRQYYPKANLTLLQRAYEVAEERHAAQLRHSGDPYITHPVAVATILAELGMDTITLVAALLHDTVEDTGYTLEALAGEFGDEVAHLVDGVTKLDKVVLGTAAEAETIRKMIIAMARDPRVLVIKVADRLHNMRTIRFLAPEKQARKARETLEVIAPLAHRLGMATVKWELEDLSFAILHPKRYEEIVRLVADRAPSRDTYLAKVRTEIVNTLAKSKITATVEGRPKHYWSIYQKMIVRGRDFDDIYDLVGLRILCDEIRDCYAAVGVVHSLWQPMAGRFKDYIAQPRYGVYQSLHTTVIGPEGKPLEIQIRTREMHRTAEYGIAAHWRYKEAKGRNGVPHPGTAAEIDDMAWMRQLLDWQREAADPGEFLESLRYDLAVKEIFVFTPKGDVITLPTGSTPVDFAYAVHTEVGHRCIGARVNGRLVALERKLENGEVVEVFTSKAANAGPSRDWQQFVVSPRAKAKIRQWFAKERREEALESGKDAMAREVRRAGLPLQRLVNGESMAAVARELHYSDVSALYTAVGENHVSAHHVVQRLVAQLGGVDQAEDDLAERSTPLTIPRRDRHNDDVGVAVPGATGVLTKLAKCCTPVPGDEIMGFVTRGGGVSVHRTDCTNADSLRQQDERLIEVKWAPSPSSVFLVAIQVEALDRHRLLSDITKVLADEKVNILSASVTTSRDRVAISRFTFEMGDPKHLGHLLNVVRNVEGVYDVYRVTSAA, from the coding sequence GTGCTCTCGGAGGCGCTCGCCCAGGATTCACCCACCGAACGCACCGACCTGTTGAAGGTCCCCACCAGCGCGTCGCGGCGGGTGCGGGCCCGGATCGCCCGGCGGATCACCGCGCAGCGCGGTGCGGTCAGCCCGGTGCTGGAACCGCTGGTCGCGGTGCACCGCCAGTACTACCCGAAGGCCAACCTGACGCTGCTGCAACGCGCGTACGAGGTCGCCGAGGAGCGGCACGCCGCCCAGTTGCGGCATTCGGGGGACCCCTACATCACCCATCCGGTGGCGGTGGCGACCATCCTGGCCGAGCTGGGCATGGACACCATCACCCTGGTGGCCGCGTTGTTGCACGACACCGTCGAGGACACCGGCTACACGCTGGAGGCGCTGGCCGGCGAATTCGGCGACGAGGTCGCCCACCTGGTGGACGGGGTGACCAAACTCGACAAGGTGGTGCTGGGCACCGCCGCCGAGGCCGAGACCATCCGCAAGATGATCATCGCGATGGCGCGCGACCCGCGGGTGCTGGTGATCAAGGTCGCCGACCGGCTGCACAACATGCGCACCATCCGGTTCCTGGCGCCGGAGAAGCAGGCCCGCAAAGCGCGCGAGACGCTGGAAGTGATTGCGCCGCTGGCACATCGGCTGGGTATGGCCACCGTCAAGTGGGAACTCGAGGACCTGTCGTTCGCGATTCTGCACCCGAAGCGCTACGAAGAGATCGTGCGGTTGGTGGCCGACCGGGCGCCGTCGCGGGACACCTATCTGGCCAAGGTGCGCACCGAGATCGTCAACACGCTGGCGAAGTCGAAGATCACCGCGACCGTCGAAGGACGGCCCAAACACTATTGGTCGATCTACCAGAAGATGATCGTGCGCGGCCGCGACTTCGACGACATCTACGATCTGGTGGGCCTGCGGATTCTGTGCGACGAGATCCGGGACTGCTATGCCGCGGTCGGTGTCGTGCACTCGCTGTGGCAGCCGATGGCGGGCCGGTTCAAGGACTACATCGCCCAGCCGCGCTACGGGGTCTACCAGTCGCTGCACACCACGGTGATCGGCCCGGAGGGCAAGCCGCTGGAGATCCAGATCCGCACCCGGGAGATGCACCGCACCGCCGAATACGGCATCGCCGCGCACTGGCGCTACAAAGAAGCCAAGGGCCGCAACGGTGTTCCACACCCGGGCACCGCCGCCGAGATCGACGACATGGCCTGGATGCGCCAATTGCTGGACTGGCAGCGGGAGGCGGCGGATCCGGGGGAGTTCCTCGAATCGCTGCGCTACGACCTGGCCGTCAAAGAGATCTTCGTGTTCACCCCCAAGGGCGACGTGATCACGCTGCCCACCGGGTCCACCCCGGTCGACTTCGCCTACGCGGTGCACACCGAGGTCGGGCATCGCTGCATCGGGGCACGGGTCAACGGCCGGCTGGTGGCATTGGAGCGCAAGCTCGAAAACGGGGAAGTGGTGGAGGTCTTCACCTCCAAGGCGGCCAACGCCGGCCCGTCACGCGACTGGCAGCAGTTCGTGGTGTCACCGCGGGCCAAGGCCAAGATCCGGCAGTGGTTCGCCAAGGAGCGTCGCGAGGAGGCGCTGGAGTCCGGCAAGGACGCCATGGCCCGCGAGGTGCGGCGCGCCGGCCTGCCGCTGCAGCGACTGGTCAACGGTGAATCGATGGCGGCGGTCGCCCGCGAACTGCACTACAGCGATGTGTCGGCGCTCTACACCGCGGTCGGGGAGAACCACGTCTCGGCCCACCACGTCGTGCAGCGACTGGTCGCGCAACTCGGCGGGGTGGACCAGGCCGAAGACGACCTGGCCGAACGCTCCACCCCGCTGACCATCCCGCGTCGGGACCGCCACAACGACGACGTCGGCGTCGCGGTGCCCGGGGCCACCGGGGTGCTGACCAAACTGGCCAAGTGCTGCACCCCGGTGCCCGGCGACGAGATCATGGGCTTTGTCACCCGGGGCGGCGGGGTCAGTGTGCACCGCACCGACTGCACGAACGCCGACTCGCTGCGGCAGCAGGACGAGCGGCTGATCGAGGTCAAGTGGGCGCCGTCGCCGTCGTCGGTGTTCCTGGTCGCCATTCAGGTCGAGGCGCTGGATCGGCACCGGTTGCTGTCGGACATCACCAAGGTGCTCGCCGACGAGAAGGTCAACATCTTGTCCGCGTCGGTCACCACCTCCAGGGACCGGGTGGCGATCAGCCGGTTCACCTTCGAGATGGGCGACCCGAAGCACCTGGGCCACCTGCTCAACGTGGTCCGCAACGTCGAGGGCGTCTACGACGTGTATCGGGTGACCTCGGCGGCCTGA